A single genomic interval of Gossypium raimondii isolate GPD5lz chromosome 11, ASM2569854v1, whole genome shotgun sequence harbors:
- the LOC105802433 gene encoding mitogen-activated protein kinase kinase 3 translates to MSGLEELRKKLAPLFDAEKGFSAGSTLDPYDSYMLSDSGTVNLLSRSYGVYNINELGLQKCTSSPVDETDQGEKTYRCASHEMRIFGAIGSGASSVVQRAMHIPSHRILALKKINIFEKEKRQQLLTEIRTLCEAPCSEGLVEFHGAFYSPDSGQISIALEYMDGGSLADILRLKKSIPEPVLSSMFQKLLQGLSYLHGVRHLVHRDIKPANLLVNLKGEPKITDFGISAGLDNSMAMCATFVGTVTYMSPERIRNESYSYPADIWSLGLALFECGTGEFPYMANEGPVNLMLQILDDPSPSPPKHKFSPEFCSFIDACLQKDADARPTAEQLLSHPFIKKHEHDTVDLAAFVRSVFDPTQRLKDLADMLTLHYYLLFDGPDENWQHARTLYNEDSTFSFSGKQFVGPNDIHAKLSSIRGTLAGDWPPEKLVHVVEKLQCRAHGQDGVAIRVSGSFIIGNQFLICGDGLQVEGMPNFKDLSIDIPSKRMGTFQEQFIMEPGNVIGRYFIAKQELYIIQ, encoded by the exons ATGTCGGGATTAGAAGAGTTAAGGAAGAAGCTAGCGCCTCTGTTTGATGCCGAGAAGGGATTCTCGGCTGGATCAACACTTGATCCTTATGATTCTTACATG CTGTCGGATAGTGGAACTGTCAACTTGTTGAGTAGATCATATGGAGTGTATAACATTAATGAGCTTGGATTGCAAAAATGCACATCTTCACCTGTGGACGAAACGGATCAAGGTGAAAAGACGTATCGGTGTGCATCTCATGAGATGCGGATATTCGGGGCAATAGGTAGTGGTGCAAGCAGTGTTGTTCAAAGAGCTATGCATATTCCATCTCATAGAATTCTTGCATTgaagaaaattaatatatttgagaag GAGAAAAGACAACAACTTTTGACAGAAATACGGACACTTTGTGAAGCACCCTGTTCTGAGGGTCTGGTGGAATTCCATGGAGCTTTCTATTCCCCGGACTCGGGACAAATAAGCATAGCTTTAGAATACATGGATGGAGGGTCACTGGCAGATATCTTAAGATTGAAGAAAAGTATACCAGAACCAGTCCTTTCATCTATGTTTCAGAAGCTCCTGCAG GGATTAAGCTACTTGCATGGAGTTAGGCATTTGGTTCACAGAGACATCAAGCCTGCAAATTTGCTAGTAAATCTTAAAGGGGAGCCCAAAATAACAGATTTTGGCATAAGTGCTGGCCTAGATAATTCAATGGCAATG TGTGCTACCTTTGTCGGAACTGTTACATACATGTCACCCGAGCGAATTCGAAATGAGAGTTATTCTTATCCTGCTGATATATGGAGCCTTGGTCTTGCTCTCTTTGAGTGCGGAACTGGAGAATTTCCATATATGGCTAATGAAGGACCTGTTAATCTCATGTTGCAG ATCTTGGATGATCCTTCCCCATCACCGCCAAAACACAAATTTTCACCAGAGTTCTGTTCATTTATCGATGCTTGCCTGCAGAAGGATGCAGATGCCAGACCAACAGCTGAGCAG CTTCTTTCCCACCCATTTATCAAAAAGCATGAGCATGATACAGTAGACCTAGCAGCATTTGTTCGAAGTGTTTTTGATCCAACTCAAAGACTGAAAGATTTGGCTGAT ATGTTGACATTACACTATTACTTACTATTTGATGGACCGGACGAAAACTGGCAGCATGCAAGGACCCTATACAATGAAGATTCGACTTTTAG TTTCTCAGGGAAGCAGTTTGTTGGTCCAAATGATATCCATGCAAAGTTGTCCAGTATCCGGGGCACATTAGCAGGTGACTGGCCCCCTGAAAAGCTTGTACATGTTGTAGAAAAACTCCAATGTCGTGCTCATGGTCAAGATGGAGTAGCAATCCGTGTCTCAGGATCCTTCATTATTGGAAATCAGTTTCTAATTTGTGGGGATGGTTTACAAGTAGAGGGCATGCCTAACTTTAAAGATCTTTCTATCGATATCCCTAGTAAGCGAATGGGTACATTTCAGGAACAATTTATAATGGAACCAGGAAATGTCATCGGTCGCTACTTTATAGCTAAACAAGAGCTTTACATTATTCAATAG